The following are from one region of the Lytechinus variegatus isolate NC3 chromosome 4, Lvar_3.0, whole genome shotgun sequence genome:
- the LOC121413173 gene encoding uncharacterized protein LOC121413173 yields the protein MPISLSVWRVRIGTFLRRFHHDPKKEAEQSKENANSQNPSNNGSSIDEKIKAVSTSCQQPPSSGDVEPKTTKTESPRNIISNKVDVCSENLSTSTIPGCDTVNGSPCDIRSPGNIAQHGSLCADDRILSTCSTDSTGKKSTPVSDPSDTKILEPCDLDELDMRYITINGVFPTSLCDSTQISEPDQPDGTSESFSQVARAVAGHQDDGKHDQKETSNSLPSGIHGQSPPSSELDESSNTEHTLWMREIAGFHGTPISKGSRSRSPSGGTDEAQRNLFCSSMTNVLLLRSGDVEQNPGPNNNPGNLTEFELYLLADGMDPSDFRKVGLALGFTEAQLSRFKEDNIGNIMQATYKMLCEWLKTVRDNEAREILTNKLKDINLVQLADSVQKGQVGDHILSLTEEEFQRVIKEVKEYSALHHCQIQADPLNSSLLFQLDRIFTNLTLLEEDKETTLKVSLLYADLLKTKVNGVLPKRLLVDGEGGVGKTTLCAKIVWDWIHGAGYQDFKLVLLVLLREVKDKTIGEIIKSYLPDDIEVTAMQLNKYVFSHQKDVFLVMDGLDELPGDLDSSHQIALIIFNRLFNSGKVLITSRRWRSHEIRKIQELRKIYAFIAVEGFSDENLSSYVTKFFHSDAASSEDLNRFMLNNDVIRENMAPFPIYTAMLCIMWKDFDGERREAMSKLQTFSQLIDEMVQFLVDHHLSKRDTSAGDIGGELDRKRKEILCHLSDIGCLALRGLHERRLVFTEQEFQRWPGTMETGCKVGVLTKQTQTPSRRERRHRFHLAVTSVQFPHKLFQEYLSGMYLASLHNSDRSEYNKLMKDIIRKAGEFRELLYFTSAQQKEIGLDIVSRLTKQRSDDNFIVDVAYESQDQTVAKAVADHLSTSSSKTLMIGDYLPAHTVSGHIFVMNHRVVVSDFGNANYTDIHHAYQTSYIHNVHNKLLIK from the exons ATGCCTATCTCTCTCAGTGTCTGGCGTGTCAGGATTGGCACCTTTCTGAGGAGGTTCCACCATGATCCGAAGAAAGAAGCTGAGCAATCAAAGGAAAATGCCAATAGCCAGAATCCATCGAACAATGGTTCTTCAATCGATGAAAAGATCAAAGCTGTCAGTACATCCTGTCAACAACCTCCGTCTTCTGGTGATGTAGAACCGAAAACCACCAAAACCGAATCTCCAAGAAACATCATCAGTAACAAGGTTGATGTGTGTTCGGAGAATCTGTCTACCTCGACCATTCCTGGTTGTGATACCGTCAATGGATCTCCGTGTGATATCAGAAGCCCCGGTAATATCGCTCAACATGGATCGCTGTGTGCTGATGACCGCATCCTTTCAACTTGTTCAACAGATTCGACAGGGAAGAAATCCACTCCTGTCTCTGATCCTTCTGACACAAAGATTCTAGAGCCTTGTGACCTTGACGAGTTAGACATGAGATATATAACCATTAATGGCGTATTTCCTACTAGCCTCTGCGATTCAACTCAGATAAGTGAGCCAGACCAACCTGATGGTACATCGGAGTCATTCTCACAGGTAGCAAGAGCCGTCGCTGGCCATCAAGATGACGGCAAGCATGACCAGAAAGAGACATCAAATTCTTTACCGTCGGGGATACATGGCCAATCTCCACCAAGTTCTGAACTTGATGAATCTAGCAACACTGAGCACACATTGTGGATGAGG GAGATCGCAGGGTTTCATGGAACACCAATCTCTAAAGGCAGTAGATCACGTTCACCCAGCGGTGGAACAGATGAAGCACAAAGGAATTTATTCTGTTCTAGTATGACTAACGTGCTCCTACTGAGGTCTGGTGACGTGGAGCAAAACCCTGGTCCAAACAAcaa cCCGGGTAATCTAACTGAGTTTGAACTCTATCTCCTTGCTGACGGTATGGATCCATCAGACTTCAGGAAGGTTGGACTAGCTTTAGGATTCACTGAGGCTCAACTAAGTCGATTCAAGGAAGACAACATTGGGAACATAATGCAAGCTACATATAAGATGCTTTGTGAATGGCTGAAGACAGTACGAGATAATGAAGCGAGGGAGATACTGACCAACAAGTTAAAAGACATCAATCTGGTACAGTTGGCCGACAGTGTACAGAAAG GTCAGGTCGGAGATCACATACTATCACTGACAGAAGAGGAATTCCAACGGGTCATCAAAGAGGTCAAAGAATATTCTGCACTTCATCACTGTCAGATTCAAGCCGATCCACTGAACAGCAGCCTTCTATTTCAATTAGACCGGATCTTCACCAACTTAACGTTGTTGGAAGAAGACAAAGAAACAACCCTAAAGGTATCGCTACTCTACGCAGACCTGCTCAAGACTAAAGTCAACGGAGTCCTTCCTAAACGTTTGTTGGTTGACGGTGAAGGTGGTGTGGGGAAGACAACTCTTTGTGCAAAGATCGTCTGGGACTGGATTCATGGAGCAGGTTACCAAGATTTCAAACTGGTACTTCTCGTCCTCCTTCGTGAAGTAAAGGATAAGACCATTGGAGAGATTATAAAGTCTTATCTCCCAGACGACATTGAGGTTACAGCTATGCAGCTAAACAAGTATGTCTTCTCCCATCAGAAAGACGTCTTTCTTGTTATGGACGGCCTAGACGAATTACCTGGCGATCTTGATAGCTCTCACCAAATCGCCCTTATCATCTTCAATCGGCTGTTCAATTCAGGGAAAGTGCTAATCACATCAAGACGATGGAGGTCACATGAGATACGGAAGATTCAAGAGCTTAGAAAGATTTATGCTTTCATTGCCGTGGAAGGTTTCTCTGATGAAAATCTATCTTCCTACGTCACCAAGTTCTTCCATTCAGACGCAGCTTCATCTGAAGATTTGAATCGATTCATGTTGAACAACGATGTGATAAGAGAGAACATGGCTCCCTTCCCAATATACACAGCAATGCTGTGTATTATGTGGAAAGACTTTGACGGCGAACGCCGTGAGGCAATGTCCAAACTGCAAACTTTCTCTCAGCTGATCGATGAGATGGTCCAATTTTTGGTTGATCATCATCTTTCCAAGCGTGATACGTCTGCAGGTGATATTGGTGGAGAACTGGATAGGAAACGTAAGGAGATTCTGTGTCATCTGTCTGATATCGGTTGTCTTGCCTTGCGGGGACTCCATGAGAGGAGACTGGTGTTCACTGAACAGGAATTCCAGCGCTGGCCGGGAACTATGGAAACAGGTTGCAAAGTCGGAGTGCTCACTAAGCAAACCCAAACCCCTtcgaggagagagagaagacaCCGTTTTCATTTAGCAGTCACATCTGTGCAGTTCCCTCATAAGCTCTTTCAGGAGTATCTATCAGGGATGTATCTGGCATCTCTCCACAATTCAGATAGGAGCGAATACAACAAATTAATGAAGGATATCATCAGAAAAGCAGGAGAATTCCGGGAGCTTCTGTACTTCACCTCAGCCCAGCAGAAGGAGATCGGATTGGATATCGTATCTCGTCTAACCAAACAACGCAGTGATGATAACTTCATTGTTGATGTAGCATATGAGAGTCAAGACCAAACAGTGGCTAAAGCTGTAGCAGATCATCTGTCGACTTCATCCAGCAAGACACTTATGATCGGGGACTATTTGCCGGCGCACACAGTATCAGGACATATCTTTGTCATGAATCATCGTGTAGTGGTAAGCGACTTTGGAAATGCTAACTATACAGACATTCACCATGCATATCAAACCTCTTATATTcacaatgtacataataaatTGTTGATAAAGTAA